The nucleotide window CTTCGTCTGGGATCATATCCTGTTCGATAATTTATGGCGGCCGATGGTTGACCCCTGGATAGCTTTGGCGGCGATCGCCATGCGCACCAATTCGATTCGCATTGGACCCATGATCACACCGTTGGCTCGCCGTCGTCCATGGAAGGTAGCTCGTGAGGCGATCTCACTCGATCAATTATCGAATGGGCGCGTAATCTTAGGGGTGGGTCTGGGTGCTCCGGAACTTTGGGAGTTCGGTTTCTTCGGCGAGCAGACTGATGCGAAAATCCGCGCTAGAAAACTGGATGAAGGCTTGGCGATCCTGGAGGGCTTGTTGGGTGGGGAATTATTCAGCTTCCAGGGTGAGTTTTACCAATTGGAGCAGATGCGATTTCTGCCGAAGCCAGTCCAGTCGCCGCGCATTCCGATCTGGGTCGGTGGGACATGGCCTAACAAAAAACCCATCAGACGCGCAGCGAATTTTGACGGATACTTCCCGGATGCTGTTTTGTCTCCAGTGGTACCTGATGATTGGAATGACATTTCTGCCATGATCGAGACTCACCGCGTAAAGGAGGGCCCTTTCGATTTGGTGCAGTATGGAATCACGCCCGGTGATGACCCTGCAAAGGCAGCTGCCCATGTGGCTCCATATCAGGAAGTTGGCGTTACCTGGTGGATGGAGGGGATCAGCCCTTATGATTATGGCTTCGGTCGGGAAGACAAATGGACTCCGGAGATCGTGGATGTGTTGGAAAGCCGCATCCATC belongs to Candidatus Obscuribacterales bacterium and includes:
- a CDS encoding LLM class flavin-dependent oxidoreductase, whose product is FVWDHILFDNLWRPMVDPWIALAAIAMRTNSIRIGPMITPLARRRPWKVAREAISLDQLSNGRVILGVGLGAPELWEFGFFGEQTDAKIRARKLDEGLAILEGLLGGELFSFQGEFYQLEQMRFLPKPVQSPRIPIWVGGTWPNKKPIRRAANFDGYFPDAVLSPVVPDDWNDISAMIETHRVKEGPFDLVQYGITPGDDPAKAAAHVAPYQEVGVTWWMEGISPYDYGFGREDKWTPEIVDVLESRIHQGPPG